The following are encoded together in the Daucus carota subsp. sativus chromosome 5, DH1 v3.0, whole genome shotgun sequence genome:
- the LOC108220619 gene encoding uncharacterized protein LOC108220619 isoform X4, giving the protein MTFATIHSPVLSLTVRASVDIQQRISYTPHRTIPKNPKPTATPSPPTTTTTSSPNLSVSDLLSRPEKVATQVSETSSFMGYDAWLPTAPKVEKPRSVYNAASLAFIGDCIYELYARRNFLFPPLNIEEYNDRVMAVVRCEAQDTMLQKLINDNVLSKEESRDIIRWGKNIGSATKTRTKKRAGIAVYKRASSLETLVGHLYLTNTKRLDEIMLKLGFSVDGSTKLVLDEGNGLPDIEQK; this is encoded by the exons ATGACATTTGCAACTATCCACTCCCCAGTACTCTCACTCACAGTTCGAGCTTCAGTTGACATACAACAAAGAATATCTTACACACCACATCGAACCATCCCTAAAAACCCCAAGCCCACAGCCACCCCTTCtccacccaccaccaccacaacAAGCTCACCCAACTTATCCGTATCAGACCTCCTCAGCCGCCCCGAAAAAGTCGCTACCCAAG TCAGTGAAACTAGTTCTTTTATGGGGTATGATGCTTGGTTGCCGACTGCGCCTAAAGTAGAGAAGCCGCGGTCTGTGTACAATGCAGCTTCATTGGCGTTTATCGGTGACTGCATTTATGAG CTATATGCTCGGAGAAACTTTTTGTTTCCTCCGCTAAATATTGAAGAATACAATGATCGTGTGATGGCTGTTGTACGTTGTGAAGCTCAG GACACGATGCTACAAAAGCTCATAAATGATAACGTTTTATCCAAAGAAGAGA GCAGGGATATTATCCGCTGGGGAAAAAATATAGGTTCAGCAACCAAAACGAGGACAAAGAAACGTGCCGGCATAGCTGTTTACAAAAGAGCATCTTCACTTGAAACACTG GTTGGTCACCTGTACTTGACAAACACAAAACGTCTGGATGAGATTATGCTAAAATTAGGCTTCTCAGTTGATGGTTCTACCAAATTGGTCTTGGATGAAGGAAATG GTCTGCCGGACATTGAACAGAAATAG
- the LOC108220619 gene encoding uncharacterized protein LOC108220619 isoform X1, which yields MTFATIHSPVLSLTVRASVDIQQRISYTPHRTIPKNPKPTATPSPPTTTTTSSPNLSVSDLLSRPEKVATQVPVSETSSFMGYDAWLPTAPKVEKPRSVYNAASLAFIGDCIYELYARRNFLFPPLNIEEYNDRVMAVVRCEAQDTMLQKLINDNVLSKEESRDIIRWGKNIGSATKTRTKKRAGIAVYKRASSLETLVGHLYLTNTKRLDEIMLKLGFSVDGSTKLVLDEGNGLPDIEQK from the exons ATGACATTTGCAACTATCCACTCCCCAGTACTCTCACTCACAGTTCGAGCTTCAGTTGACATACAACAAAGAATATCTTACACACCACATCGAACCATCCCTAAAAACCCCAAGCCCACAGCCACCCCTTCtccacccaccaccaccacaacAAGCTCACCCAACTTATCCGTATCAGACCTCCTCAGCCGCCCCGAAAAAGTCGCTACCCAAG TACCAGTCAGTGAAACTAGTTCTTTTATGGGGTATGATGCTTGGTTGCCGACTGCGCCTAAAGTAGAGAAGCCGCGGTCTGTGTACAATGCAGCTTCATTGGCGTTTATCGGTGACTGCATTTATGAG CTATATGCTCGGAGAAACTTTTTGTTTCCTCCGCTAAATATTGAAGAATACAATGATCGTGTGATGGCTGTTGTACGTTGTGAAGCTCAG GACACGATGCTACAAAAGCTCATAAATGATAACGTTTTATCCAAAGAAGAGA GCAGGGATATTATCCGCTGGGGAAAAAATATAGGTTCAGCAACCAAAACGAGGACAAAGAAACGTGCCGGCATAGCTGTTTACAAAAGAGCATCTTCACTTGAAACACTG GTTGGTCACCTGTACTTGACAAACACAAAACGTCTGGATGAGATTATGCTAAAATTAGGCTTCTCAGTTGATGGTTCTACCAAATTGGTCTTGGATGAAGGAAATG GTCTGCCGGACATTGAACAGAAATAG
- the LOC108220619 gene encoding uncharacterized protein LOC108220619 isoform X6: MTFATIHSPVLSLTVRASVDIQQRISYTPHRTIPKNPKPTATPSPPTTTTTSSPNLSVSDLLSRPEKVATQVSETSSFMGYDAWLPTAPKVEKPRSVYNAASLAFIGDCIYELYARRNFLFPPLNIEEYNDRVMAVVRCEAQDTMLQKLINDNVLSKEERDIIRWGKNIGSATKTRTKKRAGIAVYKRASSLETLVGHLYLTNTKRLDEIMLKLGFSVDGSTKLVLDEGNGLPDIEQK, translated from the exons ATGACATTTGCAACTATCCACTCCCCAGTACTCTCACTCACAGTTCGAGCTTCAGTTGACATACAACAAAGAATATCTTACACACCACATCGAACCATCCCTAAAAACCCCAAGCCCACAGCCACCCCTTCtccacccaccaccaccacaacAAGCTCACCCAACTTATCCGTATCAGACCTCCTCAGCCGCCCCGAAAAAGTCGCTACCCAAG TCAGTGAAACTAGTTCTTTTATGGGGTATGATGCTTGGTTGCCGACTGCGCCTAAAGTAGAGAAGCCGCGGTCTGTGTACAATGCAGCTTCATTGGCGTTTATCGGTGACTGCATTTATGAG CTATATGCTCGGAGAAACTTTTTGTTTCCTCCGCTAAATATTGAAGAATACAATGATCGTGTGATGGCTGTTGTACGTTGTGAAGCTCAG GACACGATGCTACAAAAGCTCATAAATGATAACGTTTTATCCAAAGAAGAGAG GGATATTATCCGCTGGGGAAAAAATATAGGTTCAGCAACCAAAACGAGGACAAAGAAACGTGCCGGCATAGCTGTTTACAAAAGAGCATCTTCACTTGAAACACTG GTTGGTCACCTGTACTTGACAAACACAAAACGTCTGGATGAGATTATGCTAAAATTAGGCTTCTCAGTTGATGGTTCTACCAAATTGGTCTTGGATGAAGGAAATG GTCTGCCGGACATTGAACAGAAATAG
- the LOC108220619 gene encoding uncharacterized protein LOC108220619 isoform X2: MTFATIHSPVLSLTVRASVDIQQRISYTPHRTIPKNPKPTATPSPPTTTTTSSPNLSVSDLLSRPEKVATQVPVSETSSFMGYDAWLPTAPKVEKPRSVYNAASLAFIGDCIYELYARRNFLFPPLNIEEYNDRVMAVVRCEAQDTMLQKLINDNVLSKEERDIIRWGKNIGSATKTRTKKRAGIAVYKRASSLETLVGHLYLTNTKRLDEIMLKLGFSVDGSTKLVLDEGNGLPDIEQK, encoded by the exons ATGACATTTGCAACTATCCACTCCCCAGTACTCTCACTCACAGTTCGAGCTTCAGTTGACATACAACAAAGAATATCTTACACACCACATCGAACCATCCCTAAAAACCCCAAGCCCACAGCCACCCCTTCtccacccaccaccaccacaacAAGCTCACCCAACTTATCCGTATCAGACCTCCTCAGCCGCCCCGAAAAAGTCGCTACCCAAG TACCAGTCAGTGAAACTAGTTCTTTTATGGGGTATGATGCTTGGTTGCCGACTGCGCCTAAAGTAGAGAAGCCGCGGTCTGTGTACAATGCAGCTTCATTGGCGTTTATCGGTGACTGCATTTATGAG CTATATGCTCGGAGAAACTTTTTGTTTCCTCCGCTAAATATTGAAGAATACAATGATCGTGTGATGGCTGTTGTACGTTGTGAAGCTCAG GACACGATGCTACAAAAGCTCATAAATGATAACGTTTTATCCAAAGAAGAGAG GGATATTATCCGCTGGGGAAAAAATATAGGTTCAGCAACCAAAACGAGGACAAAGAAACGTGCCGGCATAGCTGTTTACAAAAGAGCATCTTCACTTGAAACACTG GTTGGTCACCTGTACTTGACAAACACAAAACGTCTGGATGAGATTATGCTAAAATTAGGCTTCTCAGTTGATGGTTCTACCAAATTGGTCTTGGATGAAGGAAATG GTCTGCCGGACATTGAACAGAAATAG
- the LOC108220619 gene encoding uncharacterized protein LOC108220619 isoform X3, which produces MTFATIHSPVLSLTVRASVDIQQRISYTPHRTIPKNPKPTATPSPPTTTTTSSPNLSVSDLLSRPEKVATQVPVSETSSFMGYDAWLPTAPKVEKPRSVYNAASLAFIGDCIYELYARRNFLFPPLNIEEYNDRVMAVVRCEAQDTMLQKLINDNVLSKEESRDIIRWGKNIGSATKTRTKKRAGIAVYKRASSLETLVGHLYLTNTKRLDEIMLKLGFSVDGSTKLVLDEGNGKSAGH; this is translated from the exons ATGACATTTGCAACTATCCACTCCCCAGTACTCTCACTCACAGTTCGAGCTTCAGTTGACATACAACAAAGAATATCTTACACACCACATCGAACCATCCCTAAAAACCCCAAGCCCACAGCCACCCCTTCtccacccaccaccaccacaacAAGCTCACCCAACTTATCCGTATCAGACCTCCTCAGCCGCCCCGAAAAAGTCGCTACCCAAG TACCAGTCAGTGAAACTAGTTCTTTTATGGGGTATGATGCTTGGTTGCCGACTGCGCCTAAAGTAGAGAAGCCGCGGTCTGTGTACAATGCAGCTTCATTGGCGTTTATCGGTGACTGCATTTATGAG CTATATGCTCGGAGAAACTTTTTGTTTCCTCCGCTAAATATTGAAGAATACAATGATCGTGTGATGGCTGTTGTACGTTGTGAAGCTCAG GACACGATGCTACAAAAGCTCATAAATGATAACGTTTTATCCAAAGAAGAGA GCAGGGATATTATCCGCTGGGGAAAAAATATAGGTTCAGCAACCAAAACGAGGACAAAGAAACGTGCCGGCATAGCTGTTTACAAAAGAGCATCTTCACTTGAAACACTG GTTGGTCACCTGTACTTGACAAACACAAAACGTCTGGATGAGATTATGCTAAAATTAGGCTTCTCAGTTGATGGTTCTACCAAATTGGTCTTGGATGAAGGAAATGGCAA GTCTGCCGGACATTGA
- the LOC108220619 gene encoding uncharacterized protein LOC108220619 isoform X5 has protein sequence MTFATIHSPVLSLTVRASVDIQQRISYTPHRTIPKNPKPTATPSPPTTTTTSSPNLSVSDLLSRPEKVATQVPVSETSSFMGYDAWLPTAPKVEKPRSVYNAASLAFIGDCIYELYARRNFLFPPLNIEEYNDRVMAVVRCEAQDTMLQKLINDNVLSKEERDIIRWGKNIGSATKTRTKKRAGIAVYKRASSLETLVGHLYLTNTKRLDEIMLKLGFSVDGSTKLVLDEGNGKSAGH, from the exons ATGACATTTGCAACTATCCACTCCCCAGTACTCTCACTCACAGTTCGAGCTTCAGTTGACATACAACAAAGAATATCTTACACACCACATCGAACCATCCCTAAAAACCCCAAGCCCACAGCCACCCCTTCtccacccaccaccaccacaacAAGCTCACCCAACTTATCCGTATCAGACCTCCTCAGCCGCCCCGAAAAAGTCGCTACCCAAG TACCAGTCAGTGAAACTAGTTCTTTTATGGGGTATGATGCTTGGTTGCCGACTGCGCCTAAAGTAGAGAAGCCGCGGTCTGTGTACAATGCAGCTTCATTGGCGTTTATCGGTGACTGCATTTATGAG CTATATGCTCGGAGAAACTTTTTGTTTCCTCCGCTAAATATTGAAGAATACAATGATCGTGTGATGGCTGTTGTACGTTGTGAAGCTCAG GACACGATGCTACAAAAGCTCATAAATGATAACGTTTTATCCAAAGAAGAGAG GGATATTATCCGCTGGGGAAAAAATATAGGTTCAGCAACCAAAACGAGGACAAAGAAACGTGCCGGCATAGCTGTTTACAAAAGAGCATCTTCACTTGAAACACTG GTTGGTCACCTGTACTTGACAAACACAAAACGTCTGGATGAGATTATGCTAAAATTAGGCTTCTCAGTTGATGGTTCTACCAAATTGGTCTTGGATGAAGGAAATGGCAA GTCTGCCGGACATTGA